A stretch of the Mycobacterium sp. ITM-2016-00317 genome encodes the following:
- a CDS encoding FadR/GntR family transcriptional regulator: MTRSTPLAPMIGPDAVASRAAVRSPKTAELVAGTLRRMVVDGQLKDGDFLPNEAELMAHFGVSRPTLREAVRVLESERLVEVRRGSRTGARVRVPGPEVVARPAGLLLELSGATIADLLTAKSGIEPMAARLLAESGSDEAFDELERMLEELAADGHQSSRLAETTGLFHLRVVQLSGNATLSIIAGMLHEITVRHTAFVFNERRPVSKADYDTLLRSYRKLMQFLRAGDAVGAETHWRKHLDKTRELLLTGLESVPVRDVMG; the protein is encoded by the coding sequence ATGACCCGTAGCACTCCCCTGGCTCCGATGATCGGGCCGGACGCCGTCGCCTCCCGCGCCGCGGTCCGGTCCCCCAAGACCGCTGAGCTCGTCGCCGGCACGTTACGCCGGATGGTGGTCGACGGGCAGCTCAAGGACGGCGACTTCCTGCCGAATGAGGCCGAGCTGATGGCCCACTTCGGTGTCAGCCGCCCGACGCTGCGCGAAGCGGTCCGCGTGCTGGAGTCCGAGCGCCTGGTCGAGGTGCGCCGCGGATCGCGCACCGGTGCGCGGGTCCGGGTGCCCGGCCCCGAGGTGGTCGCCCGGCCCGCCGGGCTGCTGCTGGAGCTGTCCGGCGCAACGATCGCCGACCTGCTGACCGCGAAGTCGGGTATCGAACCGATGGCTGCGCGACTGCTCGCCGAGTCCGGTTCGGACGAGGCGTTCGACGAGCTCGAGCGGATGCTGGAGGAACTCGCCGCCGACGGCCATCAGTCCAGTCGGCTGGCCGAGACCACCGGGCTGTTCCATCTGCGCGTGGTGCAACTGTCGGGCAACGCGACGCTGAGCATCATCGCGGGCATGCTGCACGAGATCACGGTCAGGCACACGGCTTTCGTGTTCAACGAGCGCCGGCCGGTATCCAAGGCCGACTACGACACGCTGTTGCGGTCCTACCGCAAGCTGATGCAGTTCCTGCGCGCGGGCGACGCCGTCGGCGCCGAGACGCACTGGCGCAAGCACCTCGACAAGACGCGCGAGCTGCTGCTCACCGGCCTGGAGAGTGTGCCCGTCCGCGACGTGATGGGCTAG
- a CDS encoding protein phosphatase 2C domain-containing protein, producing the protein MTGADDESLPTAAGNASDEFAVEILLDSEQSHRVLGINGVPRPSEAGWHSVPDVAISVGTVAPIDGELEPNDREASETQSEGVRRAVVSEVSGPVRVPQLIIGSASPDVEATPIGEAFRSLPFRPDTIVDGWSTNAMTVWGASLRGHFHRYNGSPRQDDFAIHLMQDGRIVAIVADGVSAAAQSHLGSSAVVNYAAQWLLSQVPTATEATDWEALVKSTAWALTERAQVVFKTPEPDPGLAENELATTMTCAVVEEVDSGAYRAFVIGVGDSGAWLLHDGEFRPVLDGKTVGEGGISSSAVSGLPRVPSRIEPSIVEFGHGDVLLLGTDGIGDPLGGGQGGVGNLFRELFGAAAPSLIEFAHAVDFSRETFDDDRTLVAIRPRTPGSK; encoded by the coding sequence GTGACTGGCGCTGACGACGAGAGCTTGCCCACCGCAGCGGGTAATGCGTCTGACGAGTTCGCTGTAGAGATCTTGCTGGATTCGGAGCAATCACACAGAGTGCTCGGGATTAACGGGGTGCCGCGACCCTCAGAAGCAGGTTGGCATTCGGTTCCGGACGTCGCTATTTCGGTCGGGACTGTTGCTCCCATCGACGGAGAGCTCGAACCAAACGATCGCGAGGCGTCGGAAACCCAATCCGAGGGCGTTCGGCGAGCTGTTGTCTCGGAGGTTTCAGGGCCGGTTCGGGTGCCGCAGTTGATAATTGGTTCCGCCTCACCCGATGTTGAGGCGACCCCGATAGGAGAAGCGTTCCGGTCGTTGCCCTTTCGACCCGACACTATTGTTGATGGGTGGTCAACTAATGCGATGACGGTGTGGGGAGCGTCGCTGCGTGGACATTTCCACAGGTACAACGGTTCGCCACGTCAGGACGACTTTGCGATTCATCTAATGCAGGACGGTCGAATTGTGGCTATCGTTGCTGATGGGGTGTCTGCGGCTGCTCAGTCACATCTCGGGTCGAGCGCCGTGGTCAACTATGCGGCACAGTGGTTGCTCTCCCAAGTTCCCACGGCGACCGAAGCGACGGACTGGGAGGCGTTAGTCAAGAGTACGGCATGGGCATTGACGGAGCGGGCACAGGTTGTCTTCAAGACCCCAGAGCCCGACCCGGGTTTGGCCGAGAACGAATTAGCCACCACCATGACCTGTGCAGTAGTGGAGGAGGTGGACTCCGGAGCCTATAGAGCCTTCGTGATCGGAGTCGGCGATTCCGGTGCGTGGCTGCTCCATGACGGCGAGTTTAGGCCCGTACTCGACGGCAAAACAGTTGGGGAGGGCGGTATTTCATCCTCGGCGGTCTCAGGTCTGCCGCGAGTGCCCTCCCGCATTGAGCCTTCGATTGTGGAGTTTGGACATGGCGACGTGCTGCTTCTCGGTACCGATGGGATCGGTGATCCGCTCGGAGGTGGACAAGGGGGGGTCGGGAATCTCTTCAGGGAGCTGTTCGGGGCCGCCGCGCCCTCGCTCATCGAGTTCGCTCACGCGGTGGATTTCAGTCGTGAGACCTTCGACGACGATCGCACACTGGTGGCGATCCGTCCGCGTACGCCTGGTTCGAAGTGA
- a CDS encoding DoxX family protein, giving the protein MSAYDVGVLILRVVLGLTMAAHGYNKFFGKGGLKGTAGWFDSMGMRPGMFHARIAASTEMAAGIGLALGLLTPVPAAGFVALMLVAAWTVHRANGFFIVKEGWEYNLVLAASAVGIATIGAGKLSLDYLLFSGSAFYDLLHGWWGLLIAVVLGLAGGIGQLVIFYRPPAKQDA; this is encoded by the coding sequence ATGAGTGCCTATGACGTCGGAGTCCTGATCCTGCGAGTCGTCCTCGGTCTGACGATGGCCGCACACGGTTACAACAAGTTCTTCGGCAAGGGCGGACTGAAAGGCACCGCCGGCTGGTTCGACAGCATGGGGATGCGGCCGGGCATGTTCCACGCCCGGATCGCCGCGAGCACCGAGATGGCCGCGGGCATCGGGCTGGCGCTGGGCCTGCTGACCCCGGTCCCGGCAGCCGGCTTCGTCGCGTTGATGCTCGTCGCGGCCTGGACCGTGCACCGGGCCAACGGGTTCTTCATCGTCAAGGAGGGCTGGGAGTACAACCTCGTGCTCGCGGCCTCGGCGGTCGGCATCGCCACGATCGGCGCGGGCAAGCTCAGCCTCGACTACCTGCTGTTCTCCGGCAGCGCCTTCTACGACCTGCTGCACGGCTGGTGGGGCCTGCTCATCGCCGTCGTGCTCGGCCTGGCCGGCGGCATCGGCCAGCTGGTGATCTTCTACCGCCCGCCCGCCAAACAGGACGCCTAG
- a CDS encoding Mce protein, with translation MADDAAAPDGELKKPTAQAGEPESGTVEPESGAVEAADSTDSAADETVGDEAVAETVEDTEPATRNPISHVKLALIAGIVAVVALAALTGWLGYRTYESDRAEAQRNVFLQVGRQGAVNLTTIDWENADADVQRILDSATGTFYDEFQQRAEPFVEVVKQAQSKSVGTVAEAGLESVGDNEAQVLVAVTVQTTNAGAPEQQPRAWRMRISVQEVDGDAKVSKVEFVP, from the coding sequence ATGGCAGACGATGCTGCTGCCCCCGACGGGGAACTGAAAAAGCCGACCGCGCAGGCGGGCGAGCCCGAGTCCGGCACCGTCGAACCCGAGTCCGGGGCGGTAGAGGCCGCGGATTCCACGGATTCCGCGGCCGACGAGACCGTCGGTGACGAGGCCGTTGCCGAGACCGTCGAGGACACCGAACCAGCGACCCGCAACCCGATCTCGCACGTGAAGCTCGCGCTGATCGCCGGGATCGTCGCGGTGGTGGCGCTCGCGGCGCTCACCGGCTGGCTCGGCTATCGGACCTACGAGTCCGATCGTGCCGAGGCGCAGCGCAATGTGTTCCTGCAGGTCGGTCGCCAGGGCGCGGTGAATCTGACGACCATCGACTGGGAGAACGCCGACGCCGACGTGCAGCGCATTCTCGATTCGGCGACCGGCACGTTCTACGACGAGTTCCAGCAGCGTGCAGAGCCTTTCGTCGAGGTGGTCAAGCAGGCCCAGTCGAAGTCGGTCGGCACCGTCGCCGAGGCCGGTCTGGAGAGCGTCGGCGACAACGAGGCCCAGGTGCTCGTCGCGGTGACCGTGCAGACGACGAATGCCGGTGCGCCCGAACAACAGCCGCGGGCCTGGCGGATGCGGATATCCGTGCAAGAGGTCGACGGCGATGCCAAGGTTTCGAAAGTGGAGTTCGTGCCGTGA
- a CDS encoding serine/threonine-protein kinase, with amino-acid sequence MTEPIELRRISSTLVKIGQGGQGVVYRAPQVSIPFAKSMVYKEYKPAALAALDVNALKAMPAFLEALPYGEGARLISIAAWPCRVVEDNGKAKGFVMPSIPDEFFTTFWTVKGPSTIAAEFQHLLNEPHVLARSFGGQVVSDRQRYGLLRSLVSALTFLHGHGICVGDLSPKNLLFALSSRPEIYFIDCDAMRVNGVSLTTQLETPGWEVPAGERKATTSSDRYKLGLLALRLIVGSQDATSRARLPASVHPSLRQVIGDTLTRPATDRPTLSSWDSALEQAWKAAPVNPPPPASVPPAPVVAPTAPVPAVHRRSSPAITVTQPHSPQPTPAASPRLPAKMAWLLVPVVLGAAVVGLKVNPGSSSDEGSGSEPSLSATPTAPYTRAWSTPPIAPMPTTAPTPTNVIPPPEAPGLDANQQSCTGGYHLTNRSGWATKAIRGTPKTSCKFTENILRAYWDNFSEPSKERRTMDVVGAVRCDSVPGASCAPGGQLFEVTCAAPAENDWITCWGGKDAEVYLY; translated from the coding sequence GTGACTGAGCCCATCGAACTCAGAAGGATTTCGTCGACGCTGGTCAAGATAGGCCAGGGCGGCCAAGGTGTCGTTTATAGAGCCCCGCAGGTGAGCATTCCTTTCGCCAAATCGATGGTGTACAAGGAATACAAGCCTGCAGCATTAGCCGCACTTGACGTGAATGCCCTCAAGGCAATGCCAGCCTTCCTGGAGGCGCTTCCGTACGGTGAAGGGGCGCGACTCATCAGCATCGCGGCGTGGCCATGCCGAGTAGTGGAGGACAACGGCAAGGCCAAGGGCTTCGTGATGCCGAGTATCCCCGACGAGTTCTTCACCACGTTTTGGACAGTCAAGGGTCCGTCAACGATTGCCGCCGAGTTCCAACACTTGCTCAACGAACCGCATGTACTTGCGAGAAGCTTTGGAGGACAGGTTGTTTCCGATCGTCAGCGGTACGGATTGCTGCGCAGTTTGGTCTCAGCCCTGACGTTTCTGCACGGTCACGGCATCTGTGTCGGCGATCTATCGCCCAAGAATCTCCTCTTTGCTTTGTCCAGCCGCCCGGAGATCTATTTCATCGACTGTGATGCCATGCGTGTCAACGGCGTGTCGTTGACCACTCAGTTGGAAACGCCGGGTTGGGAGGTTCCCGCCGGCGAGAGAAAGGCGACAACCTCGTCGGACCGTTACAAACTGGGACTTCTGGCATTGAGATTGATAGTCGGTAGCCAGGACGCCACCAGCCGCGCAAGGCTGCCTGCCTCGGTCCACCCGAGCTTGCGTCAGGTCATTGGCGACACATTGACCCGGCCCGCAACCGATCGACCGACCTTGTCCAGCTGGGATTCAGCATTGGAGCAGGCATGGAAGGCGGCGCCAGTGAATCCGCCGCCGCCCGCTTCGGTCCCGCCGGCCCCGGTGGTTGCGCCGACGGCGCCAGTTCCTGCGGTGCATCGACGGAGTTCCCCGGCTATAACGGTCACCCAGCCCCACTCGCCTCAACCGACCCCCGCCGCTTCACCGAGATTGCCCGCGAAGATGGCTTGGCTGCTGGTTCCTGTCGTGCTCGGTGCGGCGGTCGTGGGTCTCAAGGTGAACCCCGGGTCGTCTTCTGACGAAGGGAGTGGCTCGGAACCGAGCCTCTCCGCGACGCCAACAGCTCCGTACACGCGAGCGTGGAGTACTCCTCCCATCGCGCCGATGCCCACGACGGCACCTACTCCCACTAACGTGATTCCACCACCAGAGGCGCCTGGGCTTGACGCCAACCAACAGTCGTGCACCGGTGGCTATCACCTGACGAATCGGTCAGGCTGGGCCACGAAAGCCATACGGGGAACTCCGAAAACGTCATGCAAGTTCACCGAGAACATCCTCCGTGCGTATTGGGACAACTTCAGCGAGCCCTCTAAGGAGCGGCGCACCATGGACGTGGTTGGGGCGGTTCGGTGCGACAGTGTTCCTGGGGCATCTTGTGCACCCGGTGGTCAGTTGTTCGAGGTGACGTGTGCTGCTCCTGCCGAGAATGATTGGATTACATGCTGGGGTGGTAAAGATGCGGAGGTATATCTCTATTAG
- a CDS encoding VWA domain-containing protein yields the protein MYFVADESGSMTPNISELNEGLVTLQDSLQKESFAAAKVRFSVVGFSDTAHTYLVPSDLRELPAMPTLQARGMTSYSAAFDELTSRVNQDIPKLKSLGYAVNRPAVFFLTDGQPNSGEDWQTARSNLLAQHGRPNILAFGIGEADAATVKEIATKPEYAFIAAKGVDTGAAISEFITSLTQSVISSGQALASGAAELQMEKPEGFSLAVDIL from the coding sequence GTGTATTTCGTCGCCGACGAATCGGGTTCGATGACTCCGAATATCTCAGAACTCAACGAGGGGCTGGTAACACTTCAAGACTCGCTACAAAAGGAGTCGTTCGCCGCCGCTAAGGTGCGTTTTTCGGTTGTGGGTTTCTCCGACACTGCACACACCTACCTTGTGCCTAGTGATTTGCGTGAGCTTCCTGCGATGCCGACGCTGCAGGCGAGAGGGATGACTTCATATTCTGCAGCGTTTGATGAACTCACTTCACGTGTCAATCAGGACATTCCCAAACTTAAATCTTTAGGGTATGCCGTGAACCGGCCTGCGGTGTTTTTCCTGACCGATGGTCAGCCGAACTCAGGCGAAGATTGGCAGACTGCGCGATCAAATCTTCTGGCGCAGCACGGTCGCCCCAACATTCTAGCCTTCGGAATCGGTGAGGCAGACGCCGCGACCGTGAAAGAAATCGCCACTAAACCAGAATATGCGTTTATCGCGGCCAAGGGCGTCGATACAGGCGCGGCGATCAGCGAATTCATCACCTCTTTAACGCAATCGGTGATCAGTTCCGGCCAGGCGCTGGCGTCAGGGGCTGCCGAGCTGCAAATGGAGAAGCCGGAAGGTTTCTCGCTGGCTGTCGACATCCTGTAG
- a CDS encoding carotenoid oxygenase family protein — MANQYLEGAFAPLVDEYTLTDLDVRGRIPDYLDGRYLRNGPNPVAEVDPELYHWFTGDGMVHGIRLRDGRAQWYRNRWVRSPVVAEALGESPPRGDFGLTPIGANTNVIGHAGKTLALIESGVAQYELTDELETVGVCDFDGTLTGGYTAHPKRDPQTGELHAVSYCLLNGNTVQYSVIGTDGRARRTIDVEVTGSPMMHDFSLTERHVVFYDLPVTFDARRAAAVGVPRWLQLPARLVLSALIGRVRIPDPVAARRPGRRSGDPAFPYSWNPRYPARIGVMPREGGNADVRWFEIEPCYVFHPMNAFDDGDTVVLDVVRHEKMFATDRLGPNEGMPTLDRWTVDLADGKVRESRIDDRGQEFPRVDERVVGRPHRYGYAPTVTGGGSCADTLLKHDFTGSGSMSRSFGNEKTVGEFVFHPSAPDAGEDDGVLMGYVYDRATDRSELAILDAQTLDDVAAVRLPHRVPAGFHGNWVPAE; from the coding sequence ATGGCCAACCAGTACCTCGAAGGCGCGTTCGCACCGTTGGTGGACGAGTACACGCTCACCGACCTCGACGTGCGGGGCCGCATCCCCGACTATCTGGACGGCCGTTACCTGCGCAACGGGCCCAATCCGGTCGCCGAGGTCGACCCCGAGCTCTACCACTGGTTCACCGGCGACGGCATGGTGCACGGCATCCGCCTCCGGGACGGAAGAGCGCAGTGGTACCGCAACCGCTGGGTGCGCAGTCCCGTCGTGGCCGAGGCATTGGGGGAGAGCCCGCCCCGCGGGGACTTCGGCCTCACCCCGATCGGCGCCAACACCAACGTGATCGGGCATGCGGGCAAGACGCTCGCGCTGATCGAATCCGGCGTCGCGCAGTACGAGCTGACCGACGAACTGGAGACCGTCGGCGTCTGCGATTTCGACGGGACCCTGACCGGCGGTTACACCGCACACCCCAAGCGCGACCCGCAGACCGGCGAACTGCATGCGGTGTCCTACTGCCTGCTCAACGGAAACACGGTGCAGTACTCGGTGATCGGGACAGACGGACGGGCCAGACGCACCATCGACGTCGAGGTCACGGGCAGCCCGATGATGCACGACTTCTCGCTGACCGAGCGCCATGTGGTGTTCTACGACCTTCCGGTCACCTTCGACGCGCGGCGGGCCGCCGCGGTCGGTGTGCCGCGCTGGCTGCAACTGCCCGCGCGCCTGGTGTTGTCCGCGCTGATCGGCCGGGTGCGCATCCCCGACCCGGTCGCCGCGCGCCGCCCGGGCCGGCGGTCCGGCGACCCGGCGTTCCCGTACTCGTGGAACCCGCGGTACCCGGCCCGAATCGGCGTCATGCCCCGCGAGGGCGGCAACGCCGACGTCCGCTGGTTCGAGATCGAGCCCTGCTACGTGTTCCACCCGATGAACGCGTTCGACGACGGCGACACCGTCGTGCTCGACGTCGTGCGGCACGAGAAGATGTTCGCCACCGACCGTCTCGGGCCCAACGAGGGCATGCCGACGCTGGATAGGTGGACCGTCGATCTGGCAGACGGCAAGGTGCGGGAGTCCCGGATCGACGACCGGGGGCAAGAGTTCCCGCGCGTCGACGAACGCGTGGTGGGCCGGCCGCACCGCTACGGCTACGCCCCGACGGTCACCGGAGGCGGATCCTGCGCCGACACCCTGCTCAAGCACGACTTCACCGGATCCGGTTCGATGTCCCGGTCCTTCGGGAACGAAAAGACCGTCGGTGAGTTCGTCTTCCACCCGTCGGCACCCGACGCCGGCGAGGACGACGGTGTGCTGATGGGTTACGTGTACGACCGTGCCACCGATCGCAGCGAGCTGGCGATCCTGGACGCACAGACCCTCGACGACGTCGCCGCGGTCCGATTACCGCACCGGGTGCCGGCGGGTTTCCACGGCAACTGGGTGCCGGCGGAGTAG
- a CDS encoding SDR family oxidoreductase has protein sequence MPTLPGPSATGAALVTGASSGIGEHIAREFVRRGHQVILVARRADRLRELAAELGPGAHVLAADLARPADRAALPDRVAELGLTVDVLVNNAGMANVGGVAGMDVDAELRLIEVDVAAVVDLCTRFVPGMVARGRGAVLNVASVGAFGPVPWQASYGAAKAFVLSYTEAMAEELKGTGVAAAVVCPGPVRTGFGEAAGIPDAEAEKLLPKFLWEQPDDVARTALDGLAGGRRVIVPGRANRVAAALNRLAPRWILLPMLGRGHPGRDRR, from the coding sequence ATGCCGACGCTGCCGGGGCCCTCCGCCACCGGGGCGGCGCTGGTCACCGGCGCGTCGTCGGGGATCGGTGAGCACATCGCCCGCGAGTTCGTCCGGCGTGGACACCAGGTGATCCTGGTGGCCCGTCGCGCCGACCGCCTCCGCGAGCTCGCCGCGGAGCTCGGCCCTGGCGCACATGTGCTGGCCGCCGACCTGGCCCGGCCCGCTGACCGGGCGGCGCTGCCGGACCGGGTGGCCGAACTCGGGCTGACGGTGGATGTGCTGGTCAACAACGCCGGCATGGCGAACGTCGGCGGGGTCGCCGGCATGGACGTGGACGCCGAGCTGCGGCTGATCGAGGTCGACGTCGCCGCGGTGGTCGATCTGTGCACCCGTTTCGTGCCCGGCATGGTCGCCCGCGGCCGGGGCGCGGTGCTCAATGTCGCATCGGTCGGCGCGTTCGGGCCGGTGCCGTGGCAGGCGTCCTACGGAGCGGCGAAAGCGTTCGTGCTGTCCTACACCGAGGCGATGGCCGAGGAGTTGAAGGGCACCGGCGTCGCCGCCGCGGTCGTGTGTCCGGGCCCGGTGCGGACCGGATTCGGCGAAGCCGCAGGCATTCCCGACGCCGAGGCGGAGAAGCTGCTGCCGAAGTTCTTGTGGGAGCAGCCCGACGACGTCGCCCGGACCGCACTCGACGGTCTGGCCGGCGGTAGACGGGTGATCGTGCCCGGCCGAGCGAACCGCGTCGCCGCGGCGCTGAACCGGCTCGCACCACGCTGGATCCTGTTGCCGATGCTGGGCCGCGGCCACCCGGGCCGCGACCGCCGCTGA
- a CDS encoding DUF3556 domain-containing protein translates to MGFLKQDAPVVDYAEWSKGTRAERIVPMARHWAEVGFGTPVVMHLFYVVKILLYILGAWLIVLTTSGIDGFTDVAAWYHEPIVYQKVVLYTMLFEIVGLGCGFGPLNNRFFPPMGSILYWLRPKTIRLPPWPNRVPLTAGDTRTPVDVVLYAALLVVLVIALFSDGTGPIPELGSEVGVLPVWQTAAVVGLLVVAGLRDKVLFLAARGEVYGALAVCFLFSGADIVIAAKLVCLVIWVGAATSKLNKHFPFVISTMMSNNPIIRPRSIKRKFFEHFPDDLRPGRASRVLAHFSTAIEMLVPLALFFSHGGWATAIAATVMLIFHFGILSAIPMGVPLEWNVFMMFSVLALFVGNAGVGLSDLQSPWPILLFAVVAGTVVIGNLFPRKVSFLPGMRYYAGNWDTSLWCVKPSAAEKISNGIVAIASMPAAQMEKFYGSKETAEIYQYMGYAFRSFNTHGRAMFTLAHRAMAGWNEDDYVLTDGERICSTAIGWNFGDGHMHNEQLIAALQKRCHFEPGEVRVLLLDAQPIHRQRQEYRLVDAATGEFERGYVMVADMVTRQPWDDTVPAHVTWQRGD, encoded by the coding sequence ATGGGGTTTCTGAAGCAGGACGCGCCCGTCGTCGACTACGCGGAATGGAGCAAGGGCACCCGGGCCGAGCGGATCGTGCCCATGGCGCGCCACTGGGCCGAGGTCGGCTTCGGCACGCCGGTGGTGATGCACCTGTTCTACGTGGTCAAGATCCTGCTCTACATCTTGGGCGCCTGGCTGATCGTCCTGACCACCAGCGGCATAGACGGCTTCACCGACGTGGCCGCCTGGTACCACGAGCCGATCGTGTACCAGAAGGTCGTCCTCTACACGATGCTGTTCGAGATCGTCGGCCTCGGCTGCGGCTTCGGCCCGCTGAACAACCGGTTCTTCCCGCCGATGGGGTCGATCCTGTACTGGTTGCGGCCCAAGACGATTCGGCTGCCACCGTGGCCGAACCGGGTGCCCCTGACCGCCGGGGACACCCGCACCCCGGTCGACGTGGTGCTCTACGCCGCGCTGCTGGTGGTCCTGGTGATCGCGTTGTTCTCCGACGGCACGGGGCCCATCCCCGAACTCGGATCCGAGGTCGGCGTGCTGCCGGTCTGGCAGACCGCCGCCGTCGTCGGCCTGCTGGTGGTGGCCGGGCTGCGCGACAAGGTGCTGTTCCTGGCCGCCCGCGGCGAGGTGTACGGCGCGCTGGCGGTGTGCTTCCTGTTCAGCGGCGCCGACATCGTCATCGCAGCCAAGCTCGTGTGCCTGGTGATCTGGGTGGGTGCGGCCACGTCCAAGCTGAACAAGCACTTCCCGTTCGTCATCTCCACGATGATGAGCAACAACCCGATCATCCGGCCGCGGTCGATCAAACGGAAGTTCTTCGAGCACTTCCCGGACGACCTGCGGCCCGGCCGCGCGTCGCGCGTGCTGGCGCACTTTTCGACGGCGATCGAGATGCTCGTGCCACTGGCACTGTTCTTCTCCCATGGCGGCTGGGCCACCGCGATCGCGGCGACGGTGATGCTGATCTTCCACTTCGGCATCCTGTCGGCGATCCCGATGGGCGTGCCGCTGGAGTGGAACGTCTTCATGATGTTCAGCGTGCTGGCGCTGTTCGTCGGCAACGCCGGCGTCGGGCTCTCGGATCTGCAGAGCCCGTGGCCGATCCTGTTGTTCGCGGTTGTCGCCGGCACCGTCGTGATCGGAAACCTGTTCCCGCGCAAGGTGTCCTTCCTGCCCGGCATGCGCTACTACGCCGGCAACTGGGACACCTCGCTGTGGTGTGTGAAACCGTCGGCGGCCGAGAAGATCTCCAACGGCATCGTCGCAATCGCGAGCATGCCCGCCGCGCAGATGGAGAAGTTCTACGGCAGCAAGGAGACCGCCGAGATCTACCAGTACATGGGGTATGCGTTCCGTTCGTTCAACACCCACGGCCGCGCGATGTTCACGCTGGCCCACCGGGCGATGGCAGGCTGGAACGAGGACGACTACGTGCTGACCGACGGCGAACGGATCTGCAGCACCGCGATTGGCTGGAACTTCGGCGACGGGCACATGCACAACGAGCAGTTGATCGCGGCACTGCAGAAGCGGTGCCACTTCGAACCCGGCGAGGTGCGGGTGCTGCTGCTCGACGCGCAACCAATCCATCGGCAGCGTCAGGAATACCGGCTGGTGGACGCCGCCACCGGTGAGTTCGAGCGCGGCTACGTGATGGTCGCCGACATGGTGACCCGCCAGCCGTGGGACGACACCGTGCCGGCGCACGTCACCTGGCAGCGGGGCGACTAG